The following proteins come from a genomic window of Desulfonatronum thiosulfatophilum:
- a CDS encoding NF038143 family protein: MPADSKSKHLKTQAKAILAEEREFASRVVYYRRAQTSPAWWHNFIPFKFLVEYFGRKKETSQFSQKHLGFKEMALRAAEEAVRSGNTERSRQGMKGELREFWMHEQKLESRTVYENLSAMMDLLLDHYLRLLHTEEREYLSMIRKAYRNSANYQEFLTGMEQVEHAVDEGLVEAMGMNRPDPYIQSKQKAIREVRKRELEDAF; encoded by the coding sequence GTGCCCGCTGATTCCAAATCCAAACATCTCAAGACTCAGGCCAAGGCGATTCTGGCCGAGGAACGGGAATTCGCTTCCCGAGTGGTCTACTACCGTCGCGCCCAGACCTCTCCCGCTTGGTGGCACAACTTCATTCCCTTTAAATTTCTGGTCGAGTATTTCGGTCGGAAAAAGGAAACGTCTCAATTCTCCCAAAAGCATCTGGGCTTCAAGGAAATGGCCTTGCGGGCGGCCGAGGAAGCCGTACGATCCGGCAACACGGAACGCTCTCGGCAGGGGATGAAAGGCGAACTGCGGGAATTCTGGATGCATGAACAGAAACTGGAATCCAGAACTGTCTATGAAAACCTGTCGGCCATGATGGACCTCTTGCTGGATCACTATCTTCGATTGTTGCATACCGAAGAGCGGGAATATCTCTCCATGATCCGCAAAGCCTATCGAAATTCAGCTAATTACCAGGAATTTTTGACCGGCATGGAGCAGGTCGAACACGCGGTCGATGAGGGGCTTGTGGAGGCCATGGGGATGAATCGGCCGGATCCGTACATTCAGAGCAAACAGAAGGCGATCCGGGAGGTCCGCAAACGTGAATTGGAAGATGCGTTCTGA
- a CDS encoding YeiH family protein, protein MAENQVDNVVTETKIPMTTQMYTTEDWWAIWLAGIILILAMIAAMAARPNVESMAEYRAIMEQEQEMAGFRTIAYTEAEARLNAVRARDSGFLKTINDLMARPGRWSTNPLDSLYRSESAAAEIRAANQERLEQATERLNVARANAEEAENRAREANFQNTQLNQEARALLGEWRAARSSHSSARSAANTQPFNRIPTLLGLMVVMALIFSIGGKFMGHNLKNFFIGFPIVFGLAVLSYVIANQETVRAYGFSYVLWGIVLGMLISNTVGTPKFLKSAAQTEYFIKTGLVLLGASILINLIIMVGLPGIFVTWVVTPIVLIGTYWFGQNVIKMESKQLNITVSSDMSVSGVSAAIAAAAASRAKKEELTLAIGMSMIFVVVMIFALPTFANWVGMHPVWAGAWIGGTVDNTGSVVAAGELIGPEAMYVAATIKMIQNVMIGVMAFGVAAYWCLKVEPDRACAAGAAPMKFTAAGALSEIWYRFPKFILGFIGASVFFSALGAAMGEDWAQAMIRNGILAWANGFRDWFFAIAFVSIGLSISYRELKEPLRGGKALILYVCGQGFNLLLTAFVAYIMFMVLFRDVTDRLMGMGL, encoded by the coding sequence ATGGCGGAAAATCAAGTGGATAATGTGGTTACCGAAACCAAAATCCCTATGACCACCCAGATGTACACCACCGAGGATTGGTGGGCCATCTGGCTGGCGGGCATCATCCTCATCCTGGCCATGATCGCGGCCATGGCCGCCCGGCCGAACGTCGAAAGCATGGCCGAATACCGGGCGATCATGGAACAGGAACAGGAAATGGCCGGCTTCCGGACCATCGCTTACACAGAGGCCGAGGCTAGATTGAATGCCGTGAGGGCCCGTGACAGCGGCTTTTTGAAGACCATCAACGACTTGATGGCCAGGCCAGGTCGCTGGTCCACCAATCCATTGGATTCCCTGTATCGCAGCGAGTCGGCTGCTGCTGAAATCCGGGCGGCCAATCAAGAGCGTCTAGAGCAGGCCACGGAGCGTTTGAACGTGGCTCGGGCCAACGCCGAGGAAGCGGAAAATCGGGCCAGGGAAGCAAACTTCCAGAATACGCAGCTCAATCAGGAAGCTCGCGCCCTTCTCGGTGAATGGCGTGCGGCACGAAGCAGCCATTCCAGCGCCCGGAGCGCTGCCAACACTCAGCCATTCAACCGGATTCCCACCCTGCTGGGGTTGATGGTCGTCATGGCCTTGATCTTCTCCATCGGCGGCAAGTTCATGGGCCATAACCTGAAGAACTTCTTCATCGGCTTTCCCATCGTCTTTGGTCTGGCCGTCCTGTCCTACGTCATCGCCAACCAGGAAACCGTCAGGGCCTATGGATTCTCCTACGTCTTGTGGGGCATCGTGCTGGGCATGCTCATCTCTAATACGGTCGGTACGCCGAAATTTCTGAAGAGTGCGGCCCAGACCGAATACTTCATCAAGACTGGCCTGGTCCTGTTGGGCGCAAGCATCCTGATCAACCTGATCATTATGGTCGGTCTGCCCGGCATCTTCGTCACCTGGGTGGTCACGCCCATCGTGCTCATCGGAACCTACTGGTTCGGTCAGAACGTGATCAAGATGGAATCCAAGCAGTTGAACATAACGGTTTCATCGGACATGAGCGTTTCCGGCGTGTCCGCGGCCATCGCGGCGGCGGCGGCCTCCCGGGCCAAGAAGGAAGAACTGACCCTGGCCATCGGGATGTCCATGATCTTCGTGGTGGTCATGATTTTCGCCCTGCCGACCTTTGCCAACTGGGTGGGCATGCATCCGGTCTGGGCCGGAGCCTGGATCGGCGGCACGGTTGACAACACCGGGTCCGTGGTCGCCGCTGGCGAGTTGATCGGTCCGGAAGCCATGTACGTGGCCGCGACCATTAAGATGATCCAGAACGTAATGATTGGTGTGATGGCTTTTGGCGTGGCTGCTTACTGGTGCTTGAAGGTCGAGCCTGATCGCGCTTGTGCCGCGGGTGCCGCCCCCATGAAGTTCACCGCCGCCGGTGCCCTGTCCGAAATCTGGTACCGCTTTCCCAAGTTCATCCTGGGCTTCATCGGTGCTTCCGTCTTCTTTTCCGCTCTTGGCGCGGCCATGGGCGAAGATTGGGCGCAGGCCATGATCCGCAACGGCATTTTGGCCTGGGCCAACGGGTTTCGTGACTGGTTCTTCGCCATCGCCTTCGTAAGCATCGGTCTGAGCATCAGCTACCGTGAGCTCAAGGAGCCTCTGCGCGGCGGCAAGGCACTGATCCTGTACGTTTGCGGTCAGGGCTTCAACCTGCTGCTCACCGCCTTTGTGGCCTACATCATGTTCATGGTCCTGTTCCGCGACGTCACCGACAGGCTGATGGGCATGGGTCTGTAA
- a CDS encoding DUF4168 domain-containing protein, translated as MKKAFLLLTGPIFASFLVLALSLGVHAQTGHAEGQPPMQQPGTATQISDAELEKVATAYLDIHEIRMELQESLAGETDPNSAQRMQEEAGAAMVLAVQNSGLNLETYNHVMQEVQVNTELREMLTAKLDKLQ; from the coding sequence ATGAAGAAGGCGTTTTTATTGTTAACAGGACCAATTTTCGCAAGTTTTCTCGTGTTGGCCTTGAGCCTTGGCGTGCACGCCCAGACCGGCCACGCCGAGGGACAGCCGCCGATGCAGCAGCCAGGAACGGCGACGCAGATCAGCGATGCTGAGCTTGAAAAAGTAGCGACAGCTTACTTGGATATTCATGAGATCCGCATGGAATTGCAAGAATCACTGGCCGGGGAGACCGATCCAAATTCCGCCCAGCGGATGCAGGAAGAAGCGGGAGCGGCCATGGTTCTGGCCGTTCAGAACAGTGGGTTGAATCTTGAAACGTATAATCATGTCATGCAGGAAGTGCAGGTGAACACCGAACTGCGGGAAATGCTGACGGCGAAGCTGGATAAATTGCAATAG
- a CDS encoding sensor histidine kinase, with amino-acid sequence MLHRIPTLSDYFSLRSALVISVILPLAMAMGLTGYLLLQLVERNIEHRMQKDLELVARAIQLPLSHSMELKRQGSVLRAVESAFSIGRVYSAYVYDRQGRRIASAGRSEPTPEQERLTELAADGKQRGEYGNVAGREVFSYFVPLTDSGGRINGLLQLTRRKSDIQEDVRAVRARVALGLGLGLLFMSGLVLFGHHRALGQYLSSLENSMSRVAEGDQNHRLQPHGPKEIVNIGRQFNRMLDTIEEAKAELRERRIRQMQLQAQLRQTEKLAAIGELAAGVAHELGTPLSVVSGKAQRVLRKSALDAEIVETLRDIRREVDRMEHIIRQLLDFSRCNALRKKPTCLTQLIRSAVSAVSEDAENHRTCLETVFPLGNANEALQINLDSVRMEQVLVNLIRNAVQSASGGRAVVSCGKKENQAWMQVDDDGPGIPLEIETKLFEPFFTTKSVGHGTGLGLAVVHGILRDHGGSIEFGKSRLGGAFFRIWLSVDHEPTIRG; translated from the coding sequence TTGCTCCATCGTATTCCGACATTATCCGATTACTTCAGTCTGCGTTCAGCTCTTGTCATCTCCGTTATCCTGCCTTTGGCCATGGCGATGGGACTGACTGGATACCTGCTCCTGCAGCTCGTGGAGCGGAACATAGAGCACCGTATGCAAAAAGATCTGGAATTGGTGGCCAGGGCGATTCAGTTGCCGCTCAGTCATTCCATGGAGCTGAAACGCCAAGGTAGCGTACTGCGGGCGGTGGAGTCCGCCTTTTCCATCGGCAGAGTTTACAGTGCATATGTTTATGATCGTCAGGGCCGCCGGATCGCCTCAGCCGGACGAAGCGAACCAACTCCGGAGCAAGAACGGCTGACCGAGCTGGCCGCAGATGGCAAGCAGCGCGGGGAGTACGGCAACGTGGCAGGACGAGAGGTTTTCTCGTACTTCGTGCCACTGACCGACTCTGGGGGGCGAATCAACGGCCTGCTTCAATTGACTCGTCGAAAAAGCGACATTCAGGAGGACGTTCGGGCTGTTCGTGCTCGCGTCGCATTAGGTTTGGGATTGGGATTGTTGTTCATGTCCGGGCTCGTCCTCTTCGGACATCACCGCGCTCTGGGCCAATACCTCTCCAGCCTGGAAAACAGCATGTCCAGGGTGGCTGAAGGCGATCAAAACCATCGACTTCAACCGCACGGCCCGAAGGAAATCGTGAATATCGGTCGACAATTCAATCGGATGCTGGATACCATTGAGGAGGCCAAAGCCGAACTCCGAGAACGTCGTATCCGACAGATGCAGTTGCAGGCCCAGTTGCGTCAAACCGAAAAACTGGCAGCGATCGGAGAATTGGCCGCAGGCGTGGCTCATGAACTGGGCACGCCCTTGAGCGTCGTCAGCGGCAAAGCACAACGCGTCCTTCGCAAGTCCGCCCTGGACGCGGAAATCGTGGAGACGCTACGCGACATTCGTCGAGAAGTGGATCGGATGGAACACATCATCCGCCAACTGTTGGATTTCAGCCGTTGCAACGCATTGCGCAAAAAGCCGACCTGCTTGACGCAATTGATCCGCTCCGCCGTGTCCGCTGTAAGCGAAGATGCCGAAAACCATCGGACTTGCCTGGAGACGGTTTTCCCCTTGGGCAATGCAAACGAGGCGCTTCAGATCAACCTGGACAGCGTTCGCATGGAGCAGGTTTTGGTCAACTTGATCCGCAACGCAGTCCAGTCTGCCTCCGGAGGGCGAGCTGTCGTTTCTTGTGGCAAAAAAGAAAACCAGGCGTGGATGCAGGTGGATGACGACGGTCCCGGTATTCCCTTGGAGATAGAAACCAAGCTGTTCGAACCGTTTTTTACGACTAAAAGCGTAGGCCATGGTACCGGTCTGGGTTTGGCCGTGGTCCATGGTATTCTCCGGGACCACGGCGGGAGCATCGAGTTCGGAAAGAGCCGGTTGGGCGGAGCGTTCTTTCGAATTTGGCTGTCCGTTGACCACGAACCCACGATCCGTGGTTAG
- a CDS encoding radical SAM/SPASM domain-containing protein — MKESDMDTAGQDSLVRKVRQWWEHKVLLDPKDWMQIEVTSKCNADCAYCPRTVYRDQWHDRFMSLETFRRLVPALRKTKLAYLQGWGEPFLHPEFPTMVRLAKEAGCTVGVTTNGMLLTEKRLIQVMDAGLDILAFSLTGTTPEHNDPARAGAPLVKVLERMDMVRRIKQGRGTSRPAVHIAYMLLRSGLDDLEGLPRLMADHGVEQAVISVLDFEPGVELSEEVLAPKDDRERQALEERFTRLREAAAHLGVIIHTPSFAPKGEDEPVCAENVQRALFVSADGEVSPCVYANVPVDHAEYARQGQPAPYSRVTFGNVNDEHLPVIWRNKQYDQFREGLEKNKPATICRNCPKRKR; from the coding sequence ATGAAAGAATCCGATATGGATACGGCTGGACAGGACTCCCTTGTCCGAAAAGTACGGCAATGGTGGGAACACAAAGTGTTGCTGGACCCCAAGGACTGGATGCAGATCGAAGTGACCTCCAAATGCAATGCGGACTGCGCCTACTGTCCCCGGACCGTCTACCGCGATCAGTGGCATGACCGGTTCATGTCCCTGGAAACCTTTCGACGCCTTGTGCCGGCCCTGCGCAAAACCAAACTGGCCTACTTACAAGGCTGGGGCGAACCCTTTCTGCATCCGGAGTTTCCGACCATGGTCCGTCTGGCCAAGGAAGCCGGCTGCACCGTGGGCGTGACTACCAATGGTATGCTGTTGACCGAGAAACGTCTGATTCAGGTCATGGATGCGGGATTGGACATTCTGGCCTTCTCCCTGACCGGGACGACCCCGGAACACAACGACCCGGCCCGAGCCGGAGCGCCGCTGGTCAAGGTGCTGGAACGAATGGACATGGTCCGACGAATCAAGCAGGGGCGGGGCACTTCCAGGCCCGCGGTGCACATCGCCTACATGCTGCTGCGCTCCGGGCTGGACGATCTGGAAGGATTGCCTCGGCTGATGGCCGACCACGGAGTGGAACAGGCCGTGATCAGCGTGCTGGATTTCGAGCCGGGCGTGGAACTCTCCGAGGAAGTGCTCGCGCCCAAGGACGACCGGGAACGCCAGGCCCTAGAGGAGCGGTTCACAAGGTTGCGTGAAGCAGCCGCCCACCTTGGCGTGATCATTCACACCCCAAGCTTTGCCCCCAAGGGGGAAGACGAGCCGGTCTGCGCCGAGAACGTCCAGCGAGCCTTGTTCGTTTCCGCGGACGGGGAAGTCTCCCCCTGCGTCTACGCCAACGTGCCCGTGGACCATGCCGAATACGCCCGCCAAGGCCAACCCGCGCCGTACAGCCGGGTGACCTTCGGCAACGTCAACGACGAACATCTGCCGGTAATCTGGCGAAACAAGCAATATGATCAGTTCCGGGAAGGCCTGGAAAAAAACAAACCGGCCACGATTTGCCGGAATTGTCCGAAGCGGAAGAGGTGA
- a CDS encoding NF038143 family protein, protein MPLSLQEKYDIIFGHEQQFAYRLAKDVVKKPEVSVWMILLPILFVHYMMKISQYKQGIHDFANNILGTKKKALDKALKDIEIGEIQDYGPEDYFPQVPLESKPEIELAEKQINVLKLMEEHYREMLGQQGATLEELVRGAYGSSGEYRYYLNKLAAAEDEISRHLRENFHSSDESGSVMDRIEKRTAELREEELRFFFQGEAV, encoded by the coding sequence TTGCCACTGAGTTTACAGGAAAAATACGACATCATCTTCGGCCATGAACAGCAGTTCGCCTACCGCTTGGCCAAGGACGTGGTCAAGAAACCCGAGGTTTCCGTCTGGATGATCCTGCTGCCGATACTCTTCGTCCACTACATGATGAAAATCTCCCAGTACAAGCAGGGAATCCACGACTTCGCGAACAATATTCTGGGCACCAAAAAGAAAGCCCTGGACAAGGCTCTCAAGGATATCGAGATCGGTGAGATTCAGGACTACGGCCCAGAGGACTATTTTCCCCAAGTCCCGCTGGAGTCCAAGCCGGAAATTGAGTTGGCCGAAAAACAGATCAATGTTCTGAAGCTCATGGAGGAACACTACCGAGAGATGCTTGGTCAACAGGGCGCAACTCTGGAGGAACTGGTCCGTGGTGCATACGGATCATCCGGCGAATATCGGTACTACCTCAATAAACTCGCCGCTGCCGAGGACGAAATCAGCCGGCACCTGCGGGAAAACTTCCATTCTTCGGATGAGTCGGGGTCCGTCATGGACCGGATTGAAAAAAGAACAGCCGAGTTGCGGGAGGAGGAACTGCGGTTTTTCTTTCAGGGAGAGGCGGTTTGA